TTGATTGACCTGACGCAAAACCTCACTGTAACCAAGTGTCAGGTGACTAGAGTTTACTTTGCCCAAATGAGCGATCGCGACATTCAAGCTTACGTAGCTACAGGTGAACCTCTCAAATGTGCTGGTGCTTTTGCCTTGGAAGGTTTTGGTAGTTTATTCGTAGAAAAAATTTCAGGTTGTCACAGCAACGTTATCGGTCTGAGTTTACCTTTGCTGCGCCATATGCTGGCAGAACTTGGATACAACGTTGTTGATTTCTGGTCTTAGCCAAAAGTCAATCAAAAGTAACTAGTAACAAAACTGCTTAGTATGCAGTATTGCCTCACCATGATCGGGAATCCAGGCTAGCCACTCGTCTTGAGAAACCTGACACAATAACAGTGCTTCCTCATAACTAAAAGGATTGGGAAGTTGCAACAGCTTCACCCAACTTGCAGTGGCAAACTCCTGTGGTGACTCTTGGGCGTAAGACTGGCTGGTGACATTTAGCTTCCGTCTTCTGAATTGCACTGCAAAATCTGGTCTTTCAGAATCTAGTTTCATAGCTAATGGGCTAATATCAAATTATTTCTGTAACTAAGGATACAAAATAAACAATACTGTTGAAAAGCAACCTTTTTATAACTTTACGTTGGAGTTTCTCCAATGGCGGAAAGTGTCTGTTGAGTAGAAACGCACAGAGGAGAAAAAGTCTTAGATTTCAATAATGCCTAGGTTTTCGTAGTTTAAGGAATCTGCTTGTACCGTCAAAGCTATTGTTGTTGATTTCGATCCTGCCAAATTGGCAGTTGATTTACTTTTTTAAGTGTTAATTCTACATAAGTTGTTTGGCTTTGTCCGATTTTTGTTGTCCCAAAATAGCCTTGAGAGCCGCTATGAGCATGAGGGCCTGTCTGGACAACGGTATAACGTCCCTGATGACGAGCTTGATTGAAAGGTGAACCGACTGTAATTGGCCAGCGTGAAGCAAATACAATCTGGCTAATATCTTCAATCCAATCTCGGCGACCTACGAGTTGGTACACGCGATCGACCGCATCAAAGCCTACTTCGCCATCAAAATCACCACCGATGGAGACCACAATTAATTGAGCATTTAGCCACCGATCGAGGTAAGAAGCAGCACCTAGAGAGACTTGGACTCCGCCACTAGTTCCAACTAAAATCAGTTTCAGGTCTTGTTTTGGGATTTTGGAGATAGGATAGACCGCATTCATGCGATTAACGATCGCATTTGCAATTCCCAAGTTATAAATATCTCCATAACGGTCATCGGCAGAAATTGCAAACCGCCAGAGATTACGTATTTTAATTAAAACATCAGTATTAGAGAGCCAACCATCTGCTTTTTCGGCTGCACTCCAAAGAGGTGCTAATAACCGTTGTCCTCCTAAACTTTCGTTAGCAGCGGAATAAGGAAAAACATCCCGCACTGTGACACAATTACGATGAATTTGCTCTAATTTATCAAGAAAAAATTGTTCGCCAGGAGTTAATTGATCTGCTGAAAAATCTCCTACTCCTGGTAAAAAGACTATATAGCAATCGATATTTTCTGATTTGCCAACTTTCAGCGAACTGTTATCTCCAGGTAAGTTTTTTGTTGAATTTTTCTTAATCCCTAAGCTTTCAGCGCTTTGTTTTAACCACCATACCAAAGTTCCAACAGGAGCAACAGTTCCCCATACAAGAAGTATTATTCCTGCTAAAACTAACAGTTTTAATGTTCCACTTTGCAACGATAGCAGTATTTTTTCGCCAATCTTACGCATTTGAGATTATTTTTTTATATAGTTAGCAAATAAGGTAATTTTGAGCTTAAGAATTTAATTTTTTTTGGCTTAATTTTATAAAATTATGATTTTTGTACTTTGTCATCCTTCATTAGTTAGAAAAAATGAGCAGTAATAATAACAAATCAAGGTCAGGTTTGTGTAGTACACTTCGGTATGCTCTAGCTTTGAATGGCGACTTCTATGAAAATGCTCGTAATACACAGCGAAACCGGAGGTTAGCTCTAAGTATTGTAATTTTGGCTGCTGTTTCTCATGCCATAGGTAGCGGCGTAATTTTAATCATCAATCGAGCTACAGTTTTTGTATTTTTAGCTGGTCTTGTGATTGATGCGATCGCCGTAATTGCAGGATACTATTTTTGGACATTCACAATTTGGAAAATTGGGCAATGGCTCAAACCCATCGATCCTACTTACGGTGACTTATTGATTCCTATAGGCTTCGCCTATGCACCGCAAGTATTGAATTTTTTAACTCTTATTCCCTTACTCGGACGACCAATTGAGTTGATTTTGGCGGTGTGGAGTTTATTGGCGGTAATCGTCGCAGTGCGCCAAGGGTTAGATATTACGACTCGACGAGCAGCATTTATCTGTTTAGTAGGCTGGCCTTTAATTCAAATTGCGATCGGTTTTGTACAAGTTTTACAGCAACAATTAATCAGATGGACAAGCTAAAAGGCGTAAGTATGTATTGATGTATGGATTACTCAGTATCACACTATAGCTTTTGATCGCGCGATTAGAAGCATTTTAACAGTTAATTGTTAGCAAGCGATCGCCTCTAGTTTTGCTTATAGTTAGACAACGCAACCATTGTACCCAACAGCAGCAAAACGACAAAAACCGTTGCCTATTGGATAGAGATGAAAATTATGCGATCGCAGTTTGTTGAACATTTCATAAGTCTCTGTTTCTTCTCATATATCCATCTGTAGGTTCTGTTACGTTTTCCAGCAACTGATAAATGTAGAATTCATTTAACCAAAGTTTGATGGAGCGATTTCAAAGCAGCAGAGAAATTAAGTCTTGAGAGTAGATATCTAAAGACTGCTGATATGCTTTGTACCTAGAAGCAACAAACTCTACTTATGAGTTAACCATAAACTTAAGGAAAAAGAGATGTTAGGAATGCTCTATGTGATAGATATTGTTTAATGGCTTGATGGCTAACTGAAGGTAAACTCGCTTGCGTAACTAAATTGAGTTAACCAAGCCAAACAGCTGATTTTCATATTCAGAGTTACTTTTTTAACTAAATACATTCTCAGACAATCAAGCTGTAGAATTTGTTCTGTTACCAACATCATCACTATCAAAAAACTATCAAGAGCAAATTCTAAATATTTCGCAGAATTGGCTTCAATCTGATGGAAGCAGAGAATTTTGCTTTTGCTAAACTTTAGAGTATCACTTCAATTAATCACAGCATCTATCTCATTAGTAAGCACTTACAAAAGCTAGAAATTATTGCATAATGCAATTTTGCGATCGCTGTAGTTGGTACTTTAATTATGATTTTTGAAGCGCTGAAGTGCTTACTACAAAACTATCAAAATTAAACTGATAAACCTTAGTACAGTAAGGCGGAAATAAACTTACCATCAAATTCAATTAAAAGCTTACCCTATATCATTTTGAATTCCGCATAGCCATACTGATCTATTTCATTGGTTATTAGGGTTATGGTCGATCGAATCCTTGAATTCTTGAAGCAGTCGAAGATCTAACAGCTATCAAAGTTCATGAAATAGATCGCTAATTCAACTGCGTATAAGTCGCTTTTTTCTGTCAATTAGCACAATTCAGATAAACGGGCAACATATCATGTCAAGGGTGACTGAGAAGCCACAGTTAAGGGAGCAGACACTTGAGCAACCTAAAGTTTGGTGGAGCATTGCTGTAGCCCTACCAATAGTAATTGCTGCTGGTGTATTAGGTACAGCTAAAGTCGAACAGTTGAAAAAAATAGCTTCGTCTGTACCGATTAGGCCAATGACCAACAGTATCACTGCTGTAGGGCATTTGGAACCACGCGGAGAAGTAATTAAGTTATCTGCACCAATGGCGGGGATGCAAGCAGCGTCGCGAGTGCAACAACTGTTAATTAAAGAGGGTGATAAGATTAAGCAAGGTCAAGTAGTGGCGATTTTGGATAACCATGATACCCAAGTAGCCGCACTGGAAGAAGCAAAAGCGAAATTGCAAGAATCTCGCGCCAATTTAGCACAAGTCAGAGCTGGCTCACCAAGAGATATTCAAGCCCAAACATCTGTAATTGCTCGCTTAGAAGCACAGTTACGCGGAGAAAAAGACGCACAGCAAGCAACAATCGCTCGAATCGCAGCTCAGTTAAGTGGCGAAAAAATCGCCCAACAAGCAATGGTTAATCGCCTAGAAGCCGAACTGGGCGGGCAAAAAGATACTTTAAGAGCCACGCTGACACGAATCCAAGCTGAACAGCGGAATGCCCAAGTTGATGCTCAACGTTATGAGATGTTGTATAAAGAAGGTGCAATTTCTCAGCAAGAACGAGATCGAAGACGCTTAAGCGCAATCACCAGCAATCAGCAGGTTGTGGAAAGCCAAGCTACTCTCAAGCAGACTATTGCAACTATTAAACAGCAAATTGCTGAAGCTAGAGCTAATCAAGTCAAAACTTTATCAACATTACAACAGCAGCTAATTGAAGCCAAAGTTAACCGCGATAAAACTGTAGCAACTTTGCAAAGACAAATTGATGAAGAAAAAGCCAAACTCAACCGCCTGATGGAAGTTCGCCCCACTGATGTGCAAATGGCACAAGCGCAAGTCAGTAATGCGATCGCAATGGTGAGAAAAGCAGAAGCAGAACTCAAATTGAGCTATGTTAAAGCACCTATTAATGGCGAGATTTTAACCATTCACACCAAGTCGGGAGAAGCTATTAATCAAATGGGAATCGCGGAGATTGGGCAAACCGATCAAATGATCGTCATTGCTGAAGTAGCTGAAGACAGTATTGGTAGAGTGCGTCTCGGTCAAAATGCTACCGTTACTAGTGACAATGGAGCTTTTATGAGCGAATTAAGGGGAACAGTCACAGAGATTGGCAGAAAAATTGGGAAAAAAGATGTATTGAATACAGATCCAGCTGCAGATGTAGATGCCAGAGTTGTACAAGTGAAAATTGCCCTGACTCCAGAAGATAGCGCCAAAGTTGCTGGTTTAACTTACGCAAAGGTGATTGTTGAAATTAATAATTAATACCGCTAACAATAATTCGTAATTACCTTTTCACCAGGAATATATATTTTCAATCAGTGGTTTATGTACGCTGTGATGTACTAGCTTTGTTTAAGTAAAGTAATAACTTACTATGCATACACAAACTTAGCTAAACAGCTTTTAATATCGGGTTTTAATACTAATTTTAATGTGGTGGTCTTGGTTTAGATTGCTGGCATATTCTTGCGATAAAAACTTGTACTCTATAATCCAAAACCTCAAGGCTAAAATTGGTATTGGTAATGCTTAACGAACTAATTACTAGTATTTTTCAAATTCATAAAGTCAACAAAAAAATACCCTTATCATGGCTACAACTCACAAGAGAAAGAACTCGTTTAGCCGTGGCTCTGGCAGGAATTGGCTTTGCCGATATTCTGATGTTTATGCAATTAGGTTTTCGAGATGCTTTGTATTATAGTAACGTTCGCTTCCATAATAGTTTGCAGGGTGACATTATTTTAATCAATAGTCAATCTAATGCTATTCTGTCGATGAAAAGTTTTTCTCAACGGCGTTTATATAAAGCATTGGATTTACCAACAGTGCAATCGGTACATGGTATATACCTGGACTATACAAGCTGGAGAAATCCTGAAACAGGTCGCCCTCGCAGCATTCTAATATTTGGATTTAATCCTGAAGTTAACTTATTGAACTTACCTGGAGTTCAGGAAAATTTAGCACAATTAAAGCTACCTGATGTAGTATTATATGACCGTTCTTCCAGGGTAGAATACGGGCCAATCGCTGCTAATTTTGAGCAGGGTAAAACTGTAACAGCAGAAGTACGCAGGCGGCGAATAAAAGTAGGAGGGTTATTTACTTTAGGTGCATCATTTGGGGCTGATGGTAATCTCATTACTAGCGATCTTAACTTTTTGCGTATCTTCAACAACCGTCAACGCGGTTTAATTGATATTGGGGTAATTAGATTAAAGCCAGGAGCAAATGTTACATCTGTAACCCAAGATTTAAGAAGTTATCTACCTAACGATATTAATGTTTTAACTAAGCAGGAATTCATTGATTTTGAGCGCAATTACTGGGCTAATAGTACTGCTATTGGATTTATTTTTACTTTAGGGACAATTATGGGGTTTATTGTAGGAACCGTAATTGTTTATCAAATCCTTTATACAGAAGTTGCCGATCATTTGGCAGAATATGCAACCTTAAAAGCAATCGGTTATACACAAAAATATTTATTAAATGTCATACTCCAAGAAGCTTTAATATTAGCATTAATTGGCTATTTGCCTGGATTCACCTTTGCATTATTTATGTATAAAACTGCTAGGGATGCAACATTGCTACCAGTGTTTATGAGCTTTGAAAGAGCAGTATTAGTGCTATTATTAACTATATTAATGTGTATGGTTTCGGGCACAATTGCTGTGCGAAAATTACGTTCGGCAGACCCAGCAGACATATTCTAGATGAATTAAGTAATGAAATTTTAATTATTTAAAACTACTAATAATAAAATAATTATAAATGCTCATTACTGCTGAAAAGTTTCCACCTATAATTAATAATTAATAACTTATTGTTGCTAACTTCAGTTCTAATTTAGAACTGTTAACCTCTAGCTATTAACTTTATGATGAGACAAGAACCTGTAATTGCTATTAAACATCTCAATCACTACTATGGCAGAGGCGTACTCAAAAGACAGATTTTATTTGACATTAACCTAGAAATTTATCCCGGTGAAATTGTCATTATGACTGGCCCATCGGGTTCAGGTAAAACAACATTACTGAGCTTAATTGGTGGTTTACGCTCTGTACAAGAAGGTAGTTTAAAATTTTTAGGTAGAGAATTATTTGGTGCTAGCCAAAACCAATTAGTGCAAGTCCGGCGTAAAATTGGCTATATTTTTCAAGCTCATAATTTGTTAGGTTTTTTAACCGCCAGACAAAATGTGCAAATGGCGGTAGAGTTGAATGATGAGATTGCCCAAAGTGAAGCGATCGCCAAATCAGAAGCCATGCTTGGAGCAGTTGGCTTAGAACAAAGAATTAACTACTATCCAGACAATCTTTCTGGAGGACAAAAACAAAGAATTGCGATCGCGAGGGCTTTGGTGAATCATCCCCCGCTAGTACTTGCAGATGAACCTACAGCAGCTTTAGACAAACAATCTGGACGCGATGTGGTAGAAATAATGCAAACTCTTGCCAAAGAGCAAGGAACTTCTATCTTGTTAGTAACTCATGACAACCGGATTTTAGATATAGCCGATCGCATTGTAGAAATGGAAGATGGTCTTTTGACCCGTGATTCCCAAGGTATGGTGAAAAACCATAACTTATAAAAATGATAGAAAGCACCCTAAAACCCTAATAATTATTTAGCAAAGCCTTATTTTTTAAATAAAGATTGCTGTAAATTTTTTGGGGAATTAGGTTGGCGACTAGTACGGAATGTCACATTTACACCTTCATTTGATTGTTCCAGTACCAAAAGCGGAGTAGGCTTGGCTTTTTGATCCCAATGCATATGAGCCACACGCCCTTGAATTGTTGGTTGCCAAGTATCTTCATCTTCTGTGGGACTTAGGTAAGTTTCGATACAGTCAATAATTTGGCTAATAGTGGCAGAAGTCGCTTGTGTAGGTAACTTCATCAAGCGAATTTGAATGCGAAATAGTACTCGCTTGGCAATGTTTGGCGGAGTACCAGTTTCATACTCGACATCAAAAATTTCATCCACCTGCCGTCCAGTATTGCTAGCAATCCCTACTTGTCCCTGTTGGGATTGACTTGGACGCAAAGCTTGAGAAATTTTGTCTTTAACCTTAACTTTCATTTGGTTAACGATCGCAAAATGAAATACTTCCTCTGACATCCGCATCCGCAGATAATCCAAGTTAAAGTCCCGTGAGTTAACCAAATCGGGATTGGTTTCCATTTTGCGAATTGTTTCCAGCGCTAACTTAAACTTTTTCTCTAGTTCCCGCGCCCGGAATTGTTCAAACTTGAGTTTTTTCTCCAGCTGAGTCATCAAAACCCTGCCATAAACGATTACAGCAATCAGCGCTAAAGCCAGTCCTCCAGCCCCTAAAACTAATACAGGAGGTGTTTCTGGTGTACTTGCTTGTACTTCTTGAGATGCCTTTTTAGTCTTGGGCAATTCAGCAATAAATATCGAATTTGACATACTTGGCAAACAGAATAACTTCATTCCTGATTTTTAGGATGCCCAAATTTTGCTGGCTATTTTGCGGTATTATTACTGTTTTTTACAGCTTTCGCGAAATCGTATATGTACAGACACCTTAGCCATTCGGGTGAAGGATTTACAAACCTCCTACCTCTATCTCAAGCCGACTCAAATTGCTGGAACAATATTCGACTGGTTGCTACAGATATGGATGGCACTTTAACCAGAAACGGAAAATTTACAACTAAATTGCTGCAAGCTTTAGAAAATTTAGCAGCAGCAGAAATTAAAGTAATCATTGTTACAGGACGTTCTGCTGGCTGGGTAAGTGGATTAAATAGTTTAATGCCTGTAGCGGGTGCTGTGGCAGAAAACGGAGGTCTATTCTATATGGCTGGAAGCGATCGCCCAATAGCCTTAACACCCATTCCCAACTTAGCTAACCATCGTCAACATTTAGCCGCAACTTTTAAAGAATTACAAAGTAAATTTCCGCAAATCCAGGAATCTGCTGATAATCATTTTCGGATTACCGACTGGACTTTTGATGTAGCTTCATTAACTCCCACTGAATTACAAACTCTCAGCCGTCTCTGTCAAGATCTGGGATGGGGATTTACTTATAGTAATGTGCAATGCCACATTAAACCCCAAGCTCAAGATAAAGCTATTGGGTTATTGCAGGTATTGCAGCAATATTGGCCGCAATACTCATTAGAACAGGTGGTGACAGTAGGCGATAGCCCCAATGATGAAAGTTTATTTAATCGCCGTTATTTTCCCATATCTGTAGGTGTAGCAAATGTTTTGGAATATGCCAATCAGCTACAGCATCAACCAGCTTATGTTACTTCTGCTAGAGAAGCTGAGGGTTTTTGTGAGTTATCAAACTGTCTTGTTCTACCTGCTTAATTGAAGATCGCTGAAACTACGAACTTGATAGTGCAATTCAGTAAGAATTATTTTCAAAACTGCTACTATTATTAACCGTCTTTCCCGCAAAATAGATGGATCGTATTTCACAAAATTCCAGAAAAATTGCGCTGCAATCCAGCTTTTATTTTTAGCTGGGGGTGTTTCTAGAGCTTTAAAAGTTAGGTATTGATAGAATCGCGCTAGGGTATACTTTTTCCAGTGCTGTAAAGAGGCTGCTTTTGGATGAGCAAACGCACGTTCAATTACTTTTAAAGATTCAACTTCTTGTTTTTTAAAGTTGCTAGACATTGAGCTTGCAGATATTCGATATAGTATTTGTACTTGTGGAACTACTACAAACTCATAGCTGTCTGCCAAGCGTAACCACATATCCCAATCTTCTGCGGCTCTAAGTGACTCGTCAAAATTCCCAACTTTCGTAAAAGCTTCTTTGCGAATCAAAGGATTAGAGCCATTTTCTAAAAAGTTAGATAGTAGCAGCTTAGTGTAAGCATCTCCTGTGACTTTAGCTCGCGCTCCAGTTCTCACAAAGTTATCATCAGCATCAATAAAATCAGTCCAACTATAAGCTAAAGCAGCATTTTCATGAGCTAATAATGCCTGCATCTGGCTTTCTAATTTATCAGATGTCCAAAGATCGTCGGCATCAATAAAAGAGACAAAATCACAAGCTGCGAGTGATAAACCTCGATTACGGCTAGCAGATAAACCAGCGTTTGGATAGGAAAATATTTTTAATCTAGAGTCAGAAATACTTTTAACAATCTCTTCTGTAGAATCTGTTGAACCATCATTAATTACTATAATTTCTAAATCGCTAAGACTTTGATTTAAAACAGATTCAATAGTCTTTTTGATGGTTTTCTCACCATTGTAGACAGGAATAATTACAGATACTATTGACATATTATCTTGACTTTAGATTGTTTATTTTTTTATAAAATTGTGCTTGAATTCTGGAAAATCAATGTGTTCTAAAAAATTAGAATTAGTCTCAATTTTTTACAGCGATCGCAAATAACATATTTTTCAGATAAATGAAGTATATGCTAGTGACAATGTACGTCAAACCGTGTTTACCTCACTTAAATATGTTCCATTTTATTGGAAAAGTAATGTAGTGACTAGATATTTTAGTGAGGTTCATGTAAATATTACATTTCACACTTACAATTTAGGTGAAATCTTAGCGATCGCTAAAATACTGTAGGGCTTGGACAATAATACTTAAGTGAATATTCAGATAAAAGTTTATAAATTTAGCTTGTTGCTTTATAAGATTTTTCTCATAAAAAAGAATAAATAACAAAGAAAACCCGGCTATTCAAAAGGGTTTAGCAGGACTAAACCCTTACGAACAATCTATCTGTATGTGGATTTTTGGGAATTGCAATTACAGATCGGGTGAAGGCTCTAATAACTGAACGGTAGTCTGTGCTGCTGATACTTTCATGGTTACTTTTTTACTAAAAGTCAATCCAGTTTCGCCTTTGTCAATGAGAATTGTGTCTCCAGAAATAAAGGTGTTCTCTAGTAACTTAGTGGCGATGGGGTTTTCTACTTCGCGCTGAATTGCTCGTTTCAGGGGGCGTGCGCCATAAACTGGGTCATAGCCTGTTTCTACTAGGTAATCACAAGCAGATGCGGAAATATCAAAGAAGATTTTTTGTTCTTTGAGGAGATTTTCGACACGCTTGAGTTGAATGCGGATAATATGACGCATCTCCGAACGACTGAGGGTATGGAAGATCACAGTTTCATCCACGCGGTTTAGGAATTCTGGGCGAAAATGCGATCGCAAGGCGTCTGTCACCCGATTTTGCATCATTTCATACTTGGAGTCATCACCAGATATATCAAGGATGTGCTCGCTACCGATATTGCTGGTCATGACAATCACAGTATTGCGAAAATCTACTGTTCTGCCTTGAGAATCAGTAATTCTTCCATCATCTAATACTTGCAGTAAAATATTGAAGACATCGGGGTGAGCTTTTTCGACTTCATCCAATAACACTACAGAGTAGGGATGACGGCGAATTGCTTCGGAAAGTTGACCGCCTTCTTCATAGCCAATATACCCTGGAGGCGCACCTACCAATCGGGAAACCGAGTGTTTTTCCATATACTCGGACATATCCAAGCGTACCAAGGCATCGTCAGAATCAAAGAGAAACTGCGCTAAAGCACGAGCGAGTTCAGTTTTACCTACGCCTGTCGGCCCCATGAATAAAAATGACCCGATAGGACGGTTAGGATCTTTCATCCCTGCCCTTGCACGACGAATTGCTGCTGCTACTGCTGTTACCGCTTCTTGTTGCCCGATGACTCGTTGATGCAAATGATGCTCTAGTTGCAGTAATTTTTGCCGTTCCGATTCCATCAGGCGATTCACAGGGATTCCTGTCCACTTGGCGACAATTTCCGCGATATCGGCTTCTGTGACTTGTTCTCTCAGCAGAGTCGCACCTGTACTTTGAATTTTTAAAAGTTGTGCTTCTTTGGCTTCGCGATCGCGTTGAACTCCCTCCAATTTGCCATACTTCAATTGAGCAGCTTTGTTGAGGTCATAGTCCCGTTCTGCTTGCTCAATTTGTACTCTCAAAGCATCTTCTTCTTTCTTTAAGGCACTGATAGCTTCTAATAGCTGCTTTTCACCTTGCCATTGATCGTTAAATTTTTGTTGTTTGGCTGTCAAAGAGGTAATTTCTTCCTCTATACGTTGCAAACGTTCCTTAGTTTGGGGCGTACCTTTATCTTCTCCCGCCAATGACAGCTTTTCCATTTCTAATTGCATCAGGCGGCGGTCAATAGTTTCGAGTTCCGCAGGTTTGGAGGTAATCTCCATTTTCAGCTGGGCTGCGGCTTCATCTACTAAGTCAATCGCTTTATCTGGCAAAAAGCGGTCAGAAATATAGCGTGCTGATAGTGTTGCTGCGGCTACTAATGCGGAATCAGAAATTTTGACGTTGTGATGCACCTCGTAACGTTCTTTTAATCCCCGCAGAATCGAAATCGTATTTTCTACAGTGGGTTGATCGACAAATACTTGCTGAAAACGCCGTTCTAAAGCAGCGTCTTTCTCAATGTGTTTGCGGAACTCATCTAAGGTAGTCGCCCCAATGCAGCGCAACTCACCCCGTGCCAACATGGGTTTGAGCAAATTCCCTGCATCCATTGCCCCTTGCTGATTGGAACCTGTACCCACAACGGTGTGCAGTTCGTCAATAAATAAAACTATTTGACCGTTTGATTCCGTAACTTCTCGGAGAACAGCTTTTAAGCGGTCTTCAAATTCACCTCGGTATTTAGCCCCAGCAATTAAACTCCCAATATCTAACGAGATTAGCTGACGGTTTTTCAGCGATTCGGGAACATCACCATTTACCATACGTTGCGCCAAAGCTTCTGCGATCGCAGTTTTACCGACCCCAGGCTCGCCAATCAATACGGGGTTATTTTTACTACGACGAGATAATACCTGGATTACCCGACGAATTTCGTCATCTCGCCCAATTACGGGATCGAGTTTTCCAGCCTTAGCCTGTTCTGTCAAGTCTCTGCCAAATTTCTGCAAAGCTTCATAGCGAGACTCAGGATTTTGATCGGTAACTTTTTGGCTACCGCGCACAGTTTTGGTTGCAGCCTCTAGCTTACTATTATCAACATTCAAACCTTTAAACAGCCGCCGCCCGATGCGGTCATCGTCAGCAAAAGCGAGGAGTATATGTTCTACAGAGATATAAGCATCTTTCATCCGCACTCGATTTTCCTCGGCGCGATCGAGTAGAACGTCCAAACTGCGACCTAAGTAGAGTTGATCGCTTTTCCCAACTTTCGGCTGACGTTGGGTAAAGGCTTCGAGTTGCTGTTGCAAGCGTTGTGGATCGACCTCAGATCTAGCGAGAATACGGATTGCTAGGCTAGTAGGTTCTTCTAAAAGAGCAATAATTAAATGTTCAACATCTAGTTGCTGCTGTTGATAAGCACGAACTATATCCTGAGATTTGACAATCGCTTCCCAGGCTTTATCAGTAAATTTATTGGGATCTGTAGGTTGCATATTTAGAATTTTCGAGTTGGTATTTCAGATTTAGGAGCGACGGGAAGGGTTTCCTAGCTTGTAACAAGTGGGTGTTTTAGTGTATAAATCGGCCATTAGGGAGGATTTTAGACATAAAAGGTGCAATATCAATAGCGATGTACTTATTGCCCTAGCCTATAAGAAAAATTGTGCTACTC
The genomic region above belongs to Calothrix sp. NIES-2098 and contains:
- a CDS encoding family 2 glycosyl transferase, yielding MSIVSVIIPVYNGEKTIKKTIESVLNQSLSDLEIIVINDGSTDSTEEIVKSISDSRLKIFSYPNAGLSASRNRGLSLAACDFVSFIDADDLWTSDKLESQMQALLAHENAALAYSWTDFIDADDNFVRTGARAKVTGDAYTKLLLSNFLENGSNPLIRKEAFTKVGNFDESLRAAEDWDMWLRLADSYEFVVVPQVQILYRISASSMSSNFKKQEVESLKVIERAFAHPKAASLQHWKKYTLARFYQYLTFKALETPPAKNKSWIAAQFFWNFVKYDPSILRERRLIIVAVLKIILTELHYQVRSFSDLQLSR
- a CDS encoding ABC transporter-related protein; the protein is MMRQEPVIAIKHLNHYYGRGVLKRQILFDINLEIYPGEIVIMTGPSGSGKTTLLSLIGGLRSVQEGSLKFLGRELFGASQNQLVQVRRKIGYIFQAHNLLGFLTARQNVQMAVELNDEIAQSEAIAKSEAMLGAVGLEQRINYYPDNLSGGQKQRIAIARALVNHPPLVLADEPTAALDKQSGRDVVEIMQTLAKEQGTSILLVTHDNRILDIADRIVEMEDGLLTRDSQGMVKNHNL
- a CDS encoding HAD family hydrolase encodes the protein MYRHLSHSGEGFTNLLPLSQADSNCWNNIRLVATDMDGTLTRNGKFTTKLLQALENLAAAEIKVIIVTGRSAGWVSGLNSLMPVAGAVAENGGLFYMAGSDRPIALTPIPNLANHRQHLAATFKELQSKFPQIQESADNHFRITDWTFDVASLTPTELQTLSRLCQDLGWGFTYSNVQCHIKPQAQDKAIGLLQVLQQYWPQYSLEQVVTVGDSPNDESLFNRRYFPISVGVANVLEYANQLQHQPAYVTSAREAEGFCELSNCLVLPA
- a CDS encoding HlyD family secretion protein, which codes for MSRVTEKPQLREQTLEQPKVWWSIAVALPIVIAAGVLGTAKVEQLKKIASSVPIRPMTNSITAVGHLEPRGEVIKLSAPMAGMQAASRVQQLLIKEGDKIKQGQVVAILDNHDTQVAALEEAKAKLQESRANLAQVRAGSPRDIQAQTSVIARLEAQLRGEKDAQQATIARIAAQLSGEKIAQQAMVNRLEAELGGQKDTLRATLTRIQAEQRNAQVDAQRYEMLYKEGAISQQERDRRRLSAITSNQQVVESQATLKQTIATIKQQIAEARANQVKTLSTLQQQLIEAKVNRDKTVATLQRQIDEEKAKLNRLMEVRPTDVQMAQAQVSNAIAMVRKAEAELKLSYVKAPINGEILTIHTKSGEAINQMGIAEIGQTDQMIVIAEVAEDSIGRVRLGQNATVTSDNGAFMSELRGTVTEIGRKIGKKDVLNTDPAADVDARVVQVKIALTPEDSAKVAGLTYAKVIVEINN
- a CDS encoding DevC protein, producing MLNELITSIFQIHKVNKKIPLSWLQLTRERTRLAVALAGIGFADILMFMQLGFRDALYYSNVRFHNSLQGDIILINSQSNAILSMKSFSQRRLYKALDLPTVQSVHGIYLDYTSWRNPETGRPRSILIFGFNPEVNLLNLPGVQENLAQLKLPDVVLYDRSSRVEYGPIAANFEQGKTVTAEVRRRRIKVGGLFTLGASFGADGNLITSDLNFLRIFNNRQRGLIDIGVIRLKPGANVTSVTQDLRSYLPNDINVLTKQEFIDFERNYWANSTAIGFIFTLGTIMGFIVGTVIVYQILYTEVADHLAEYATLKAIGYTQKYLLNVILQEALILALIGYLPGFTFALFMYKTARDATLLPVFMSFERAVLVLLLTILMCMVSGTIAVRKLRSADPADIF